The Vespula vulgaris chromosome 22, iyVesVulg1.1, whole genome shotgun sequence genome window below encodes:
- the LOC127071563 gene encoding E3 ubiquitin-protein ligase MSL2 isoform X1: MNATSLYVSTCRLVLQADAEDPNSWTDLYRLVPYLRQSLSCTVCSNLLIEPHTPTETNCQHHVCRGCRGGRKKLKPSCSWCKDYDKYVENVQLRILLQCYKKLCEYLTSTNIYRSLILSVSSNTTSNGPSAIGATSLMELIQEGTGFKDEFKSTAGLSKSAYSILPCVYTSTTSTQTQGNTMSTSENISQNIPESPTIRTVSNGSSIYSVMYAGSGNKITIKRKAAATEEIEVGQQEMDGTQQGSVGGVKCIPSSQLKYGTPSQKKSSKGSKSSGSFKKPRSSSTRSKRKGCRCGNATAIPGKLTCCGQRCPCYVESKPCIECRCRGCRNPHTADGLKIRPHIPELHNLQLQLSTPLDCDELNSDPLGSVSQCLSTSPTTIQVLNVYSTPRLDIDNVPQNLPAALLVGEDAIVSTESEAEDSDIQIDV, from the exons ATGAACGCTACGAGTCTTTACGTATCGACATGTCGGTTGGTTTTACAAGCGGATGCTGAAGATCCGAATTCATGGACAGACTTGTATAGGCTAGTTCCGTACTTGCGGCAGAGCTTGAGTTGTACAGTGTGTTCGAATTTGTTGATCGAGCCGCATACACCGACTGAAACGAACTGTCAACATCATGTGTGTCGTGGATGTAGAGGTGGTCGTAAAAAACTCAAACCATCGTGTAGTTGGTGCAAGGATTATGATAAATACGTTGAAAACGTCCAACTTCGGATATTATTACAGTGTTACAAAAAACTGTGTGAATACTTGACAAGCACAAATATTTATCGGAGCTTAATACTCTCCGTGTCTTCCAATACAACAAGCAATGGGCCATCAGCTATCGGTGCTACTAGTCTCATGGAACTTATACAAGAAGGGACCGGTTTTAAAGATGAATTCAAAAGTACTGCTGGCTTATCTAAATCAGCATACAGTATTCTCCCTTGTGTTTATACCAGCACTACCTCTACTCAAACTCAAGGAAATACTATGTCAACTTCTGAGAATATATCACAAAACATACCAG AGTCTCCTACTATTCGTACAGTTTCAAATGGATCTTCGATATATTCAGTGATGTATGCCGGGTCTGGTaacaaaataacgataaaacgaaaagcaGCGGCCAcggaagaaatagaagtaggACAACAGGAAATGGATGGAACTCAACAAGGCTCTGTAGGAGGGGTAAAATGCATTCCATCTTCCCAACTTAAATATGGGACCCCTTCTCAGAAAAAATCTTCAAAGGGCAGCAAA TCCTCGGGCAGTTTTAAAAAGCCACGATCAAGTTCTACTAggagcaaaagaaaaggatgcaGATGTGGTAATGCTACAGCTATACCTGGAAAATTAACATGTTGTGGCCAAAGATGCCCTTGTTATGTTGAAAGTAAACCGTGTATTGAATGTAGATGTAGAGGTTGTAGAAATCCTCATACAGCTGATGGTTTAAAg ATCCGCCCACATATACCAGAACTTCATAACCTGCAATTACAACTATCAACTCCCTTGGATTGTGATGAACTGAACTCGGATCCCTTAGGATCTGTGTCACAATGTCTTTCAACATCTCCTACAACAATTCAAGTATTAAATGTCTATTCTACTCCAAGACTTGATATTGA
- the LOC127071563 gene encoding E3 ubiquitin-protein ligase MSL2 isoform X3, whose amino-acid sequence MNATSLYVSTCRLVLQADAEDPNSWTDLYRLVPYLRQSLSCTVCSNLLIEPHTPTETNCQHHVCRGCRGGRKKLKPSCSWCKDYDKYVENVQLRILLQCYKKLCEYLTSTNIYRSLILSVSSNTTSNGPSAIGATSLMELIQEGTGFKDEFKSTAGLSKSAYSILPCVYTSTTSTQTQGNTMSTSENISQNIPESPTIRTVSNGSSIYSVMYAGSGNKITIKRKAAATEEIEVGQQEMDGTQQGSVGGVKCIPSSQLKYGTPSQKKSSKGSKSSGSFKKPRSSSTRSKRKGCRCGNATAIPGKLTCCGQRCPCYVESKPCIECRCRGCRNPHTADGLKMRIYMYTSMYIYCRSAHIYQNFITCNYNYQLPWIVMN is encoded by the exons ATGAACGCTACGAGTCTTTACGTATCGACATGTCGGTTGGTTTTACAAGCGGATGCTGAAGATCCGAATTCATGGACAGACTTGTATAGGCTAGTTCCGTACTTGCGGCAGAGCTTGAGTTGTACAGTGTGTTCGAATTTGTTGATCGAGCCGCATACACCGACTGAAACGAACTGTCAACATCATGTGTGTCGTGGATGTAGAGGTGGTCGTAAAAAACTCAAACCATCGTGTAGTTGGTGCAAGGATTATGATAAATACGTTGAAAACGTCCAACTTCGGATATTATTACAGTGTTACAAAAAACTGTGTGAATACTTGACAAGCACAAATATTTATCGGAGCTTAATACTCTCCGTGTCTTCCAATACAACAAGCAATGGGCCATCAGCTATCGGTGCTACTAGTCTCATGGAACTTATACAAGAAGGGACCGGTTTTAAAGATGAATTCAAAAGTACTGCTGGCTTATCTAAATCAGCATACAGTATTCTCCCTTGTGTTTATACCAGCACTACCTCTACTCAAACTCAAGGAAATACTATGTCAACTTCTGAGAATATATCACAAAACATACCAG AGTCTCCTACTATTCGTACAGTTTCAAATGGATCTTCGATATATTCAGTGATGTATGCCGGGTCTGGTaacaaaataacgataaaacgaaaagcaGCGGCCAcggaagaaatagaagtaggACAACAGGAAATGGATGGAACTCAACAAGGCTCTGTAGGAGGGGTAAAATGCATTCCATCTTCCCAACTTAAATATGGGACCCCTTCTCAGAAAAAATCTTCAAAGGGCAGCAAA TCCTCGGGCAGTTTTAAAAAGCCACGATCAAGTTCTACTAggagcaaaagaaaaggatgcaGATGTGGTAATGCTACAGCTATACCTGGAAAATTAACATGTTGTGGCCAAAGATGCCCTTGTTATGTTGAAAGTAAACCGTGTATTGAATGTAGATGTAGAGGTTGTAGAAATCCTCATACAGCTGATGGTTTAAAg atgcgtatatatatgtatacatctatgtatatatattgcagATCCGCCCACATATACCAGAACTTCATAACCTGCAATTACAACTATCAACTCCCTTGGATTGTGATGAACTGA
- the LOC127071563 gene encoding E3 ubiquitin-protein ligase MSL2 isoform X2 — translation MNATSLYVSTCRLVLQADAEDPNSWTDLYRLVPYLRQSLSCTVCSNLLIEPHTPTETNCQHHVCRGCRGGRKKLKPSCSWCKDYDKYVENVQLRILLQCYKKLCEYLTSTNIYRSLILSVSSNTTSNGPSAIGATSLMELIQEGTGFKDEFKSTAGLSKSAYSILPCVYTSTTSTQTQGNTMSTSENISQNIPESPTIRTVSNGSSIYSVMYAGSGNKITIKRKAAATEEIEVGQQEMDGTQQGSVGGSSGSFKKPRSSSTRSKRKGCRCGNATAIPGKLTCCGQRCPCYVESKPCIECRCRGCRNPHTADGLKIRPHIPELHNLQLQLSTPLDCDELNSDPLGSVSQCLSTSPTTIQVLNVYSTPRLDIDNVPQNLPAALLVGEDAIVSTESEAEDSDIQIDV, via the exons ATGAACGCTACGAGTCTTTACGTATCGACATGTCGGTTGGTTTTACAAGCGGATGCTGAAGATCCGAATTCATGGACAGACTTGTATAGGCTAGTTCCGTACTTGCGGCAGAGCTTGAGTTGTACAGTGTGTTCGAATTTGTTGATCGAGCCGCATACACCGACTGAAACGAACTGTCAACATCATGTGTGTCGTGGATGTAGAGGTGGTCGTAAAAAACTCAAACCATCGTGTAGTTGGTGCAAGGATTATGATAAATACGTTGAAAACGTCCAACTTCGGATATTATTACAGTGTTACAAAAAACTGTGTGAATACTTGACAAGCACAAATATTTATCGGAGCTTAATACTCTCCGTGTCTTCCAATACAACAAGCAATGGGCCATCAGCTATCGGTGCTACTAGTCTCATGGAACTTATACAAGAAGGGACCGGTTTTAAAGATGAATTCAAAAGTACTGCTGGCTTATCTAAATCAGCATACAGTATTCTCCCTTGTGTTTATACCAGCACTACCTCTACTCAAACTCAAGGAAATACTATGTCAACTTCTGAGAATATATCACAAAACATACCAG AGTCTCCTACTATTCGTACAGTTTCAAATGGATCTTCGATATATTCAGTGATGTATGCCGGGTCTGGTaacaaaataacgataaaacgaaaagcaGCGGCCAcggaagaaatagaagtaggACAACAGGAAATGGATGGAACTCAACAAGGCTCTGTAGGAGGG TCCTCGGGCAGTTTTAAAAAGCCACGATCAAGTTCTACTAggagcaaaagaaaaggatgcaGATGTGGTAATGCTACAGCTATACCTGGAAAATTAACATGTTGTGGCCAAAGATGCCCTTGTTATGTTGAAAGTAAACCGTGTATTGAATGTAGATGTAGAGGTTGTAGAAATCCTCATACAGCTGATGGTTTAAAg ATCCGCCCACATATACCAGAACTTCATAACCTGCAATTACAACTATCAACTCCCTTGGATTGTGATGAACTGAACTCGGATCCCTTAGGATCTGTGTCACAATGTCTTTCAACATCTCCTACAACAATTCAAGTATTAAATGTCTATTCTACTCCAAGACTTGATATTGA